A genomic stretch from Melospiza georgiana isolate bMelGeo1 chromosome 29, bMelGeo1.pri, whole genome shotgun sequence includes:
- the FMNL3 gene encoding formin-like protein 3 isoform X1 gives MGNVESADGEALPRGPGTPAAPGGAGLFAPGKMPMPEPCELEERFALVLSSMNLPPDKARLLRQYDNEKKWDLICDQERFQVKSPPHAYIQKLRSFLEPGVTRKKFRRRVQESTKVLRELEISLRTNHIGWVREFLNDENKGLDVLVNYLSFAQCAVMLDFEGLEGGEDGALEKLRSWSRSIEDLQHPSALPAPFGSSLARSARQTALRYGTLPSRRALKNSRLVSQKDDVHLCIMCLRAIMNYQYGFNLVMSHPHAVNEIALSLNNKNPRMKALVLELLAAVCLVRGGHEIILAAFDNFKEVCKEKHRFERLMEYFRNEDSSIDFMVACMQFINIVVHSVEDMNFRVHLQYEFTKLGLEEFLQKSRHTESEKLQVQIQAYLDNVFDVGGLLEDAETKNVALEKVEELEEHLSHLTEKLLDLENENMMRVAELEKQLLQREKELEVVKETYEHTSHQVHTLRRMIKEKDEAFRRHYGSEPPPVPGGAEPPPPLPEPSEETLRPPVLPAVEAAPPPPPPPPPPLPPPAPPLPGKCPPAPPLPGAAPSIALTVGLSAIRIKKPIKTKFRLPVFNWTALKPSQISGTVFSELDDERVLEDLDLERFEELFKTKAQGPALDLVCAKSKAAQKVATKVTLLEANRAKNLAITLRKAGRSADEICRAIHTFDLATLPVDFVECLMRFLPTEAEAKALRQYERERKPLEELADEDRFMLQFSKVERLPQRMAIMAFLGNFAENIQMLTPQLNAIIAASASVKSSQKLKHMLEIILALGNYMNSSKRGAVYGFKLQSLDLLLDTKSTDRKMTLLHFIALTVREKYPELATFWQELHFVEKAAAVSLENVLLDVKELGRGMELLRRECGQHESAVLRGFLGGSEGQLERLQRDARTAEDAYNTVVRYFGESPKTTPPSVFFPVFVRFIHSYKDAEQENETRKKQEEVMREKLLAQEAKKQEKRNKWQQQELIAELRRRQAKDHRPMYEGKDGTIEDIITALKSVPFTARTAKRGSRFFCDPSHHDESSC, from the exons agctccaTGAACCTGCCCCCGGACAAAGCCCGGCTGCTGCGCCAGTACGACAACGAGAAGAAGTGGGACCTCATCTGTGACCAG gagCGGTTCCAGGTGAAGAGCCCACCCCATGCCTACATCCAGAAGCTGCGCAGCTTCCTGGAGCCGGGTGTCACACGCAAG AAGTTCAGGAGGAGGGTGCAGGAATCCACCAAGGTGCTGCGGGAGCTGGAGATCAGCCTGAGGACCAACCACATTGG GTGGGTGCGGGAGTTCCTCAATGACGAGAACAAAGGGCTGGACGTGCTGGTGAATTACCTGTCCTTCGCCCAGTGCGCCGTCAT GTTGGATTTTGAGGGCCTGGAAGGAGGTGAGGACGGTGCCCTGGAGAAGCTGcgctcctggagcaggtccatCGAGGATCTGCAGCACCCCAGCGCCCTGCCCGCCCCCTTCGGCAGCAGCCTGGCACGCTCTGCCCGCCAGACCGCCCTACG CTATGGCACGCTGCCCAGCCGCAGGGCGCTGAAGAACTCACGCCTGGTGAGCCAGAAGGATGATGTTCACCTGTGCATCATGTGTCTCCGGGCCATCATGAACTACCAG TACGGCTTCAACCTGGTCATGTCTCACCCCCACGCCGTCAACGAGATCGCCCTGAGCCTCAACAACAAGAACCCGAG GATGAAGGcgctggtgctggagctgttggctgctgtgtgcctggTGAGGGGCGGCCACGAGATCATCCTGGCGGCCTTTGACAACTTCAAGGAG GTGTGCAAGGAGAAACACCGCTTCGAGCGGCTGATGGAATACTTCCGCAACGAGGACAGCAGCATCGACTTCATG GTGGCCTGCATGCAGTTCATCAACATCGTGGTGCACTCGGTGGAGGACATGAACTTCCGCGTCCATCTCCAGTATGAGTTCACCAAACTGGGGCTGGAGGAGTTCCTGCAG AAGTCGAGGCACACGGAGAGCgagaagctgcaggtgcagaTCCAGGCGTACCTGGACAACGTCTTCGATGTGGGGGGGCTGCTGGAGGATGCTGAGACCAAAAATGTGGCCCTGGAGAaggtggaggagctggaggagcaccTGTCCCAT CTAACGGAGAAGCTGCTGGATCTGGAGAATGAGAACATGATGcgggtggcagagctggagaagcagctgctgcagcgagagaaggagctggaggtggTCAAG GAGACCTACGAGCACACGAGCCACCAGGTGCACACGCTGCGCAGGATGATCAAGGAGAAGGACGAGGCTTTCCGGCGGCACTACGGCTCCGAGCCGCCCCCGGTGCCCGGCGGGGCCGAGCCGCCCCCTCCGCTGCCCGAGCCCTCGGAGGAGACCCTGAGACCCCCGGTCCTGCCCGCCGTGGAAGCCGCGCCCCCTCCGCCGCCCCCTCCGCCTCCCCCGCtgccgccccccgcgcccccgctcccag GGAAGtgtcccccggccccgccgctgcccgggGCTGCACCGTCCATCGCCCTCACCGTGGGGCTCTCAG CCATCCGGATCAAGAAGCCCATCAAGACCAAGTTCCGGCTGCCTGTGTTCAACTGGACGGCGCTGAAGCCCAGCCAAATCAGCGGGACGGTGTTCAGCGAGCTGGATGATGAGAGGGTGCTGGAG GACCTGGACCTGGAGCGCTTCGAGGAGCTGTTCAAGACCAaggcgcagggcccggcgctGGACCTGGTGTGTGCCAAGAGCAAGGCGGCGCAGAAAGTGGCCACCAAGGTGACCCTGCTGGAGGCCAACCGTGCCAAGAACTTGGCCATCACCCTGCGCAAGGCTGGCCGCAGCGCCGACGAGATCTGCCGGGCAATCCACAC GTTCGACCTGGCGACGCTGCCGGTGGATTTCGTGGAGTGCCTGATGCGGTTCCTGCCCACGGAGGCGGAGGCCAAGGCGCTGAGGCAGTACGAGCGCGAGCGGAAGCCGCTGGAGGAGCTGGCGGACGAGGATCGCTTCATGCTGCAGTTCAGCAAGGTGGAGAGGCTGCCCCAGCGCATGGCCATCATGGCCTTCCTCGGCAACTTCGCCGAGAATATCCAGATGCTGACACCG cagctcaacGCCATCATCGCGGCCTCGGCCTCTGTTAAGTCGTCGCAGAAGCTGAAGCACATGTTGGAG ATCATCTTGGCGCTTGGCAACTACATGAACAGCAGCAAACGCGGCGCAGTCTACGGCTTCAAACTGCAGAGCCTGGACCTG ctcctggacaCCAAGTCAACCGACAGGAAGATGACATTGCTGCACTTCATCGCGCTGACGGTGCGGGAGAAGTACCCGGAGCTGGCAACCttctggcaggagctgcactttGTGGAGAAAGCTGCAGCAG tgtccctggagAACGTGCTGCTGGATGTGAAGGAGCTGGGCCGGGGCATGGAGCTGCTGCGGCGGGAGTGCGGGCAGCACGAGAGCGCGGTGCTGCGCGGCTTCCTGGGCGGCAGCGAGGGGCAGCTGGAGCGGCTGCAGCGCGACGCGCGCACGGCCGAG gacGCCTACAACACCGTGGTGCGGTATTTCGGCGAGAGCCCCAAGACCACCCCCCCGTCTGTCTTCTTCCCGGTCTTTGTCCGCTTCATCCACTCCTACAAG GATGCGGAGCAGGAGAACGAGACGCGCAAGAAGCAGGAGGAGGTGATGCGGGAgaagctgctggcacaggaggctAAAAAGCAGGAGAAG CGGAAcaagtggcagcagcaggagctgatcGCGGAGCTGCGGCGGCGCCAGGCCAAGGACCACCGGCCCATGTACGAGGGCAAGGATGGCACCATCGAGGACATCATCACAG CGCTGAAGAGCGTCCCCTTCACTGCCCGCACGGCCAAGCGGGGCTCCCGCTTCTTCTGCGACCCGTCCCACCACGACGAGTCCAGCTGTTAA
- the ATG101 gene encoding autophagy-related protein 101 isoform X2, with the protein MKHRGHGRKGGYGAGGVFCTPPRVDGMIHLPPPCRQMVGPGRRCCGPSSAGPAMNCRAEVLEVSVEGRQVEEAMLAVLHTVLLHRSTGKFHYKKEGTYSIGTVGTQDVDCDFIDFAYVRVSSEELDRALRKAVGEFKDALRSSGSDGMGQISLEFYQKKKSRWPFSDECIPWELWTIKVNVVNLANEQERQICREKVGEKLCEKIINIVEVMNRHEYLPKMPTQSEVDNVFDTSLKDVQPYLYKISYQITDSLGTSVTTTMRRLIKDTLAL; encoded by the exons ATGAAACACCGTGGTCATGGCCGGAAGGGTGGCTACGGTGCCGGTGGTGTGTTCTGCACTCCCCCCCGCGTAGATGGGATGATCCACCTCCCTCCTCCGTGCCGTCAGATGGTCGGGCCCGGGCG CCGCTGCTGTGGCCCCTCCAGCGCCGGCCCCGCCATGAACTGCCGCGCCGAGGTGCTGGAGGTGTCGGTGGAGGGCAGGCAGGTGGAGGAGGCCATGCTGGCCGTGCTCCACACCGTCCTGCTGCACCGCAGCACCGGCAAGTTCCACTACAAGAAGGAGGGCACCTACTCCATTGGCACCGTGGGCACCCAGGACGTGGACTGCGACTTCATCGACTTCGCCTACGTGCGCGTCTCCTCCGAGGAGCTCGACCGCGCTCTCCGCAAGGCTGTGGGGGAGTTTAAG GACGCGCTGCGCAGCTCCGGCTCCGACGGCATGGGGCAGATCTCCCTGGAGTTCTACCAGAAGAAGAAATCCCGGTGGCCCTTCTCAGATGAGTGcattccctgggagctgtggaCCATCAAGGTGAACGTGGTGAACCTGGCCAACGAGCAGGAGCGGCAGATCTGCCGCGAGAAGGTGGGGGAGAAGCTCTGCGAGAAGATCATCAACATCGTGGAGGTGATGAACCGCCACGAGTACCTGCCCAAGATGCCCACCCAGTCCGAGGTGGACAATGTCTTTGACACCAGCCTGAAGGACGTGCAGCCCTACCTGTACAAGATCTCCTACCAGATCACGGACTCCCTGGGCACCTCGGTCACCACCACCATGCGCCGGCTCATCAAGGACACGCTGGCGCTGTAG
- the FMNL3 gene encoding formin-like protein 3 isoform X2: MGNVESADGEALPRGPGTPAAPGGAGLFAPGKMPMPEPCELEERFALVLSSMNLPPDKARLLRQYDNEKKWDLICDQERFQVKSPPHAYIQKLRSFLEPGVTRKKFRRRVQESTKVLRELEISLRTNHIGWVREFLNDENKGLDVLVNYLSFAQCAVIYGTLPSRRALKNSRLVSQKDDVHLCIMCLRAIMNYQYGFNLVMSHPHAVNEIALSLNNKNPRMKALVLELLAAVCLVRGGHEIILAAFDNFKEVCKEKHRFERLMEYFRNEDSSIDFMVACMQFINIVVHSVEDMNFRVHLQYEFTKLGLEEFLQKSRHTESEKLQVQIQAYLDNVFDVGGLLEDAETKNVALEKVEELEEHLSHLTEKLLDLENENMMRVAELEKQLLQREKELEVVKETYEHTSHQVHTLRRMIKEKDEAFRRHYGSEPPPVPGGAEPPPPLPEPSEETLRPPVLPAVEAAPPPPPPPPPPLPPPAPPLPGKCPPAPPLPGAAPSIALTVGLSAIRIKKPIKTKFRLPVFNWTALKPSQISGTVFSELDDERVLEDLDLERFEELFKTKAQGPALDLVCAKSKAAQKVATKVTLLEANRAKNLAITLRKAGRSADEICRAIHTFDLATLPVDFVECLMRFLPTEAEAKALRQYERERKPLEELADEDRFMLQFSKVERLPQRMAIMAFLGNFAENIQMLTPQLNAIIAASASVKSSQKLKHMLEIILALGNYMNSSKRGAVYGFKLQSLDLLLDTKSTDRKMTLLHFIALTVREKYPELATFWQELHFVEKAAAVSLENVLLDVKELGRGMELLRRECGQHESAVLRGFLGGSEGQLERLQRDARTAEDAYNTVVRYFGESPKTTPPSVFFPVFVRFIHSYKDAEQENETRKKQEEVMREKLLAQEAKKQEKRNKWQQQELIAELRRRQAKDHRPMYEGKDGTIEDIITALKSVPFTARTAKRGSRFFCDPSHHDESSC, from the exons agctccaTGAACCTGCCCCCGGACAAAGCCCGGCTGCTGCGCCAGTACGACAACGAGAAGAAGTGGGACCTCATCTGTGACCAG gagCGGTTCCAGGTGAAGAGCCCACCCCATGCCTACATCCAGAAGCTGCGCAGCTTCCTGGAGCCGGGTGTCACACGCAAG AAGTTCAGGAGGAGGGTGCAGGAATCCACCAAGGTGCTGCGGGAGCTGGAGATCAGCCTGAGGACCAACCACATTGG GTGGGTGCGGGAGTTCCTCAATGACGAGAACAAAGGGCTGGACGTGCTGGTGAATTACCTGTCCTTCGCCCAGTGCGCCGTCAT CTATGGCACGCTGCCCAGCCGCAGGGCGCTGAAGAACTCACGCCTGGTGAGCCAGAAGGATGATGTTCACCTGTGCATCATGTGTCTCCGGGCCATCATGAACTACCAG TACGGCTTCAACCTGGTCATGTCTCACCCCCACGCCGTCAACGAGATCGCCCTGAGCCTCAACAACAAGAACCCGAG GATGAAGGcgctggtgctggagctgttggctgctgtgtgcctggTGAGGGGCGGCCACGAGATCATCCTGGCGGCCTTTGACAACTTCAAGGAG GTGTGCAAGGAGAAACACCGCTTCGAGCGGCTGATGGAATACTTCCGCAACGAGGACAGCAGCATCGACTTCATG GTGGCCTGCATGCAGTTCATCAACATCGTGGTGCACTCGGTGGAGGACATGAACTTCCGCGTCCATCTCCAGTATGAGTTCACCAAACTGGGGCTGGAGGAGTTCCTGCAG AAGTCGAGGCACACGGAGAGCgagaagctgcaggtgcagaTCCAGGCGTACCTGGACAACGTCTTCGATGTGGGGGGGCTGCTGGAGGATGCTGAGACCAAAAATGTGGCCCTGGAGAaggtggaggagctggaggagcaccTGTCCCAT CTAACGGAGAAGCTGCTGGATCTGGAGAATGAGAACATGATGcgggtggcagagctggagaagcagctgctgcagcgagagaaggagctggaggtggTCAAG GAGACCTACGAGCACACGAGCCACCAGGTGCACACGCTGCGCAGGATGATCAAGGAGAAGGACGAGGCTTTCCGGCGGCACTACGGCTCCGAGCCGCCCCCGGTGCCCGGCGGGGCCGAGCCGCCCCCTCCGCTGCCCGAGCCCTCGGAGGAGACCCTGAGACCCCCGGTCCTGCCCGCCGTGGAAGCCGCGCCCCCTCCGCCGCCCCCTCCGCCTCCCCCGCtgccgccccccgcgcccccgctcccag GGAAGtgtcccccggccccgccgctgcccgggGCTGCACCGTCCATCGCCCTCACCGTGGGGCTCTCAG CCATCCGGATCAAGAAGCCCATCAAGACCAAGTTCCGGCTGCCTGTGTTCAACTGGACGGCGCTGAAGCCCAGCCAAATCAGCGGGACGGTGTTCAGCGAGCTGGATGATGAGAGGGTGCTGGAG GACCTGGACCTGGAGCGCTTCGAGGAGCTGTTCAAGACCAaggcgcagggcccggcgctGGACCTGGTGTGTGCCAAGAGCAAGGCGGCGCAGAAAGTGGCCACCAAGGTGACCCTGCTGGAGGCCAACCGTGCCAAGAACTTGGCCATCACCCTGCGCAAGGCTGGCCGCAGCGCCGACGAGATCTGCCGGGCAATCCACAC GTTCGACCTGGCGACGCTGCCGGTGGATTTCGTGGAGTGCCTGATGCGGTTCCTGCCCACGGAGGCGGAGGCCAAGGCGCTGAGGCAGTACGAGCGCGAGCGGAAGCCGCTGGAGGAGCTGGCGGACGAGGATCGCTTCATGCTGCAGTTCAGCAAGGTGGAGAGGCTGCCCCAGCGCATGGCCATCATGGCCTTCCTCGGCAACTTCGCCGAGAATATCCAGATGCTGACACCG cagctcaacGCCATCATCGCGGCCTCGGCCTCTGTTAAGTCGTCGCAGAAGCTGAAGCACATGTTGGAG ATCATCTTGGCGCTTGGCAACTACATGAACAGCAGCAAACGCGGCGCAGTCTACGGCTTCAAACTGCAGAGCCTGGACCTG ctcctggacaCCAAGTCAACCGACAGGAAGATGACATTGCTGCACTTCATCGCGCTGACGGTGCGGGAGAAGTACCCGGAGCTGGCAACCttctggcaggagctgcactttGTGGAGAAAGCTGCAGCAG tgtccctggagAACGTGCTGCTGGATGTGAAGGAGCTGGGCCGGGGCATGGAGCTGCTGCGGCGGGAGTGCGGGCAGCACGAGAGCGCGGTGCTGCGCGGCTTCCTGGGCGGCAGCGAGGGGCAGCTGGAGCGGCTGCAGCGCGACGCGCGCACGGCCGAG gacGCCTACAACACCGTGGTGCGGTATTTCGGCGAGAGCCCCAAGACCACCCCCCCGTCTGTCTTCTTCCCGGTCTTTGTCCGCTTCATCCACTCCTACAAG GATGCGGAGCAGGAGAACGAGACGCGCAAGAAGCAGGAGGAGGTGATGCGGGAgaagctgctggcacaggaggctAAAAAGCAGGAGAAG CGGAAcaagtggcagcagcaggagctgatcGCGGAGCTGCGGCGGCGCCAGGCCAAGGACCACCGGCCCATGTACGAGGGCAAGGATGGCACCATCGAGGACATCATCACAG CGCTGAAGAGCGTCCCCTTCACTGCCCGCACGGCCAAGCGGGGCTCCCGCTTCTTCTGCGACCCGTCCCACCACGACGAGTCCAGCTGTTAA
- the ATG101 gene encoding autophagy-related protein 101 isoform X1, which yields MKHRGHGRKGGYGAGGVFCTPPRVDGMIHLPPPCRQMVGPGRSRCCGPSSAGPAMNCRAEVLEVSVEGRQVEEAMLAVLHTVLLHRSTGKFHYKKEGTYSIGTVGTQDVDCDFIDFAYVRVSSEELDRALRKAVGEFKDALRSSGSDGMGQISLEFYQKKKSRWPFSDECIPWELWTIKVNVVNLANEQERQICREKVGEKLCEKIINIVEVMNRHEYLPKMPTQSEVDNVFDTSLKDVQPYLYKISYQITDSLGTSVTTTMRRLIKDTLAL from the exons ATGAAACACCGTGGTCATGGCCGGAAGGGTGGCTACGGTGCCGGTGGTGTGTTCTGCACTCCCCCCCGCGTAGATGGGATGATCCACCTCCCTCCTCCGTGCCGTCAGATGGTCGGGCCCGGGCG CAGCCGCTGCTGTGGCCCCTCCAGCGCCGGCCCCGCCATGAACTGCCGCGCCGAGGTGCTGGAGGTGTCGGTGGAGGGCAGGCAGGTGGAGGAGGCCATGCTGGCCGTGCTCCACACCGTCCTGCTGCACCGCAGCACCGGCAAGTTCCACTACAAGAAGGAGGGCACCTACTCCATTGGCACCGTGGGCACCCAGGACGTGGACTGCGACTTCATCGACTTCGCCTACGTGCGCGTCTCCTCCGAGGAGCTCGACCGCGCTCTCCGCAAGGCTGTGGGGGAGTTTAAG GACGCGCTGCGCAGCTCCGGCTCCGACGGCATGGGGCAGATCTCCCTGGAGTTCTACCAGAAGAAGAAATCCCGGTGGCCCTTCTCAGATGAGTGcattccctgggagctgtggaCCATCAAGGTGAACGTGGTGAACCTGGCCAACGAGCAGGAGCGGCAGATCTGCCGCGAGAAGGTGGGGGAGAAGCTCTGCGAGAAGATCATCAACATCGTGGAGGTGATGAACCGCCACGAGTACCTGCCCAAGATGCCCACCCAGTCCGAGGTGGACAATGTCTTTGACACCAGCCTGAAGGACGTGCAGCCCTACCTGTACAAGATCTCCTACCAGATCACGGACTCCCTGGGCACCTCGGTCACCACCACCATGCGCCGGCTCATCAAGGACACGCTGGCGCTGTAG
- the ATG101 gene encoding autophagy-related protein 101 isoform X3, with protein sequence MNCRAEVLEVSVEGRQVEEAMLAVLHTVLLHRSTGKFHYKKEGTYSIGTVGTQDVDCDFIDFAYVRVSSEELDRALRKAVGEFKDALRSSGSDGMGQISLEFYQKKKSRWPFSDECIPWELWTIKVNVVNLANEQERQICREKVGEKLCEKIINIVEVMNRHEYLPKMPTQSEVDNVFDTSLKDVQPYLYKISYQITDSLGTSVTTTMRRLIKDTLAL encoded by the exons ATGAACTGCCGCGCCGAGGTGCTGGAGGTGTCGGTGGAGGGCAGGCAGGTGGAGGAGGCCATGCTGGCCGTGCTCCACACCGTCCTGCTGCACCGCAGCACCGGCAAGTTCCACTACAAGAAGGAGGGCACCTACTCCATTGGCACCGTGGGCACCCAGGACGTGGACTGCGACTTCATCGACTTCGCCTACGTGCGCGTCTCCTCCGAGGAGCTCGACCGCGCTCTCCGCAAGGCTGTGGGGGAGTTTAAG GACGCGCTGCGCAGCTCCGGCTCCGACGGCATGGGGCAGATCTCCCTGGAGTTCTACCAGAAGAAGAAATCCCGGTGGCCCTTCTCAGATGAGTGcattccctgggagctgtggaCCATCAAGGTGAACGTGGTGAACCTGGCCAACGAGCAGGAGCGGCAGATCTGCCGCGAGAAGGTGGGGGAGAAGCTCTGCGAGAAGATCATCAACATCGTGGAGGTGATGAACCGCCACGAGTACCTGCCCAAGATGCCCACCCAGTCCGAGGTGGACAATGTCTTTGACACCAGCCTGAAGGACGTGCAGCCCTACCTGTACAAGATCTCCTACCAGATCACGGACTCCCTGGGCACCTCGGTCACCACCACCATGCGCCGGCTCATCAAGGACACGCTGGCGCTGTAG